A single genomic interval of Alteromonas sp. BL110 harbors:
- a CDS encoding prolyl hydroxylase family protein, with amino-acid sequence MPPAWKQWVVKCLLSGTAVPTIVTTLVENGFSPYTIKKVLGANLPTDYQFSPSSNFYEKLAKSAITHAEEAKPLAEPSDIQLFAYDNFLSSEECDDIVALTKDKLAPSKLAGAASADDIRTSSTCELAFLGNELVKNIDSRIVSTLSLGVGEGEVIQAQHYNVGEYYKPHYDFFPPGSPQYKAHCLSRGQRTWTCMIYLNDECDGGYTRFTKLNIAVSPKKGKALFWNNLLPSGDPNFDSVHFAEPVTRGHKTVITKWFRTKN; translated from the coding sequence ATGCCGCCTGCGTGGAAACAATGGGTTGTCAAATGCTTGCTGTCAGGGACAGCTGTGCCAACTATCGTAACCACCCTAGTGGAAAACGGCTTTTCTCCCTACACGATCAAAAAAGTGCTCGGCGCCAATCTGCCCACCGATTATCAGTTTTCTCCCTCTTCAAATTTCTACGAGAAGCTAGCAAAAAGTGCTATCACCCACGCGGAAGAGGCTAAGCCACTTGCCGAGCCCAGTGACATTCAGCTCTTTGCGTACGATAACTTCTTGAGTAGCGAAGAGTGTGACGACATTGTCGCGCTAACCAAAGATAAACTTGCGCCCTCTAAACTAGCAGGAGCCGCTAGCGCTGATGACATTAGAACTTCTTCAACATGTGAATTAGCCTTTCTTGGTAATGAGCTAGTCAAAAACATTGATAGTCGCATTGTTTCAACACTTAGCTTAGGCGTGGGAGAAGGGGAAGTTATTCAGGCTCAACACTACAACGTTGGGGAATATTACAAACCGCACTACGACTTCTTTCCTCCAGGTAGCCCGCAGTATAAAGCGCATTGTCTATCGCGCGGTCAGCGAACATGGACGTGCATGATTTACCTTAATGATGAATGTGACGGCGGTTACACACGTTTTACTAAGCTAAATATTGCAGTAAGCCCTAAAAAGGGAAAGGCACTTTTTTGGAACAATTTACTGCCCTCTGGCGACCCCAACTTTGACAGTGTTCATTTCGCAGAACCTGTCACCCGCGGTCACAAAACTGTCATCACCAAATGGTTTAGAACGAAAAACTAA
- a CDS encoding PstS family phosphate ABC transporter substrate-binding protein: MSKCHNIVNGLYRGVVSLSLVIGLLSPLALFANPQAAQSVSSASSTYQVPAYERKPGVAGKISSVGSDTLANLMTFWSQEFKTLYPQVGFQIQASGSSTAPPALIEGTATIGPMSRELKPSEIRDFTRVHGYPPTVLKVAMDAIAIFVDRRNPLPGMTLEQVDAVFSETQFCGSITAITNWSQLGVDDIGYRSPIRLYGRNSVSGTYGLFKVMALCDGDFKNTVNEQPGSASVVLSVASGTGAIGYAAYGYKTAGVRALPLGESLDSLIPLSIDTVRNETYPFARFLYLVINKKPGEPLPTLEREFLRYILSQEGQHQVLRDGYFPIREDVLVRQRRLLE, translated from the coding sequence GTGAGCAAATGTCATAACATAGTGAATGGGCTATACCGCGGTGTTGTAAGTTTATCGTTGGTAATAGGTCTGTTGTCTCCACTAGCATTATTCGCGAATCCTCAGGCTGCCCAAAGCGTTTCTTCTGCTTCAAGCACTTATCAAGTCCCAGCCTACGAACGCAAGCCTGGTGTGGCTGGGAAAATATCCTCAGTGGGCTCAGACACGCTGGCAAACTTAATGACCTTCTGGTCACAGGAATTCAAAACTCTCTATCCTCAAGTCGGTTTTCAGATACAGGCCTCTGGTTCTTCTACCGCCCCGCCTGCGCTGATCGAAGGTACTGCCACCATAGGCCCTATGAGCCGAGAGTTAAAGCCCAGTGAAATACGTGATTTTACGCGCGTTCACGGTTACCCGCCTACGGTATTAAAAGTGGCAATGGATGCCATCGCCATTTTTGTGGATAGGCGCAACCCGCTGCCGGGGATGACCCTTGAACAAGTTGATGCGGTATTTTCTGAAACCCAGTTTTGTGGCAGCATTACAGCCATCACCAATTGGTCTCAGCTCGGCGTTGACGACATAGGATATCGTTCTCCTATCAGGCTGTACGGCCGGAATTCAGTGTCGGGTACTTACGGCTTGTTTAAAGTGATGGCGCTGTGTGATGGTGATTTTAAAAACACAGTAAACGAACAACCTGGCTCTGCATCTGTAGTACTGTCCGTGGCTAGCGGTACAGGTGCCATTGGCTATGCCGCTTACGGTTATAAAACCGCAGGTGTCCGCGCGCTGCCATTGGGTGAATCGCTAGATAGCTTAATCCCTCTTTCTATTGATACGGTGCGCAACGAAACGTATCCGTTTGCCCGTTTTCTTTATTTAGTGATAAATAAAAAGCCCGGTGAGCCTTTACCTACTCTGGAAAGAGAGTTTTTGCGCTATATCTTGTCACAGGAAGGACAGCATCAAGTGTTAAGGGACGGGTATTTCCCTATTCGCGAAGACGTACTGGTACGCCAACGCCGATTGTTGGAATAG
- the phoR gene encoding phosphate regulon sensor histidine kinase PhoR produces the protein MYYPFSWLRSTLRLVLFLVIFALVGWYLDDMLFAVAIGATLLLLFNYWHLYKLNRWLWHSRKMSPPTVRGVWEHIYEGIYYLQRRNRNKRKELGELVKRFREGSEALPDAAVVVDSKACIMWCNRLARLDLGLKWPQDSGRRIDNLLRHPEFIQYFHAGNYKYPIEVPSPTNPNKTFEYRIMPYGDEHLLLIARDITRVSQLEEMRKDFVANVSHELRTPLTVINGYLEILPVDEQTDPFMHKAMKEMTSQTHRMQNLIEDLLVLSRIEASSERIYENVVNIPAVLAQVEREALALNKEKNHSIKFHIDEELYVFGVETELRSACSNLVFNAVHYTPAGGEINVYWQRGASGAQFSVVDNGDGIEQNHLNRLTERFYRVDKARSRKTGGSGLGLSIVKHVLSHHNSRLEITSTLGEGSNFSFVLDNELIAEQL, from the coding sequence ATGTATTACCCGTTCTCTTGGTTGAGAAGTACATTGCGCTTAGTGCTATTCCTGGTGATTTTTGCGCTGGTCGGGTGGTATCTGGACGATATGCTATTCGCTGTCGCCATTGGTGCGACTTTGTTACTACTATTCAACTACTGGCATCTTTATAAGCTGAATCGCTGGCTGTGGCACAGTCGCAAAATGTCTCCTCCTACTGTTCGAGGTGTATGGGAGCATATTTATGAAGGTATTTATTACCTTCAGCGCCGAAATCGCAACAAGCGTAAAGAACTTGGCGAGTTAGTAAAACGCTTTAGAGAGGGTTCTGAAGCCTTGCCAGATGCAGCAGTAGTGGTTGATTCAAAAGCATGTATTATGTGGTGTAATCGCCTTGCGCGGTTAGATTTAGGCCTAAAGTGGCCCCAGGACTCAGGCCGTCGAATCGACAATTTGTTGCGTCATCCTGAATTTATTCAGTACTTCCATGCGGGTAACTACAAATACCCTATTGAAGTACCATCGCCGACGAACCCCAATAAAACCTTTGAATATCGAATAATGCCTTATGGCGACGAGCACCTTCTTCTGATTGCCCGGGATATAACGCGCGTATCTCAGCTTGAAGAAATGCGTAAGGATTTTGTGGCGAACGTATCTCATGAGCTTCGAACGCCGCTAACGGTTATCAATGGATACTTAGAGATCCTTCCGGTTGACGAACAAACCGATCCGTTTATGCACAAAGCGATGAAAGAAATGACATCGCAAACTCATCGCATGCAAAACTTGATAGAAGATTTGCTTGTGTTATCGCGTATCGAAGCAAGTTCTGAACGTATTTACGAAAACGTGGTGAATATTCCTGCTGTGCTTGCCCAAGTGGAAAGAGAAGCACTGGCCCTTAACAAAGAAAAGAACCACTCTATCAAATTCCATATTGATGAAGAGCTGTATGTTTTTGGTGTAGAAACTGAGCTTCGCAGTGCCTGTTCTAACTTAGTATTTAACGCCGTTCACTACACCCCTGCGGGCGGGGAAATCAACGTATATTGGCAGCGCGGTGCGAGCGGTGCCCAGTTTTCTGTAGTAGATAACGGTGATGGCATTGAACAAAACCACCTTAATCGCTTAACAGAACGCTTTTACCGTGTAGATAAAGCACGCTCCCGTAAAACCGGCGGTTCAGGCTTAGGGTTATCCATTGTAAAACACGTGCTAAGTCATCATAATTCCCGCTTAGAAATAACCAGCACGTTGGGCGAGGGCAGTAATTTTTCCTTCGTGCTGGATAACGAGTTAATTGCAGAGCAGCTGTAA
- the phoB gene encoding phosphate regulon transcriptional regulator PhoB produces MSRTVLVVEDEAPIREMLKFVLEQSGFNIIEAEDFDIAQEKICEPYPDLILLDWMLPGGSGVQLAKSLKQHEFTRDIPVIMLTARGEEEDKIRGLDAGADDYVTKPFSPKELVARIKAVMRRVTPTSNEEPIEFNGLKLEPVSHRVMANEEPLDMGPTEFKLLHFFMTHPERVYSRELLLDNVWGTNVYVEDRTVDVHIRRLRKAISRHGHDAMIQTVRGAGYRFSTKL; encoded by the coding sequence ATGTCTCGTACAGTGTTGGTGGTTGAGGACGAAGCGCCTATCCGTGAGATGCTTAAGTTTGTACTTGAGCAGTCTGGTTTTAACATTATTGAAGCCGAAGATTTCGACATCGCGCAGGAAAAAATTTGCGAACCTTACCCCGATTTGATCCTACTGGATTGGATGCTGCCGGGTGGAAGCGGTGTGCAGCTAGCAAAAAGTTTAAAGCAACACGAGTTTACTCGTGACATTCCCGTCATCATGCTTACTGCCCGGGGGGAAGAAGAAGATAAAATTCGAGGCCTAGATGCAGGTGCTGACGATTACGTGACTAAACCCTTCTCGCCAAAGGAGCTAGTGGCAAGAATTAAAGCGGTAATGCGTAGAGTTACGCCCACATCAAATGAAGAGCCGATTGAGTTTAACGGGCTTAAACTTGAACCTGTATCGCATCGCGTTATGGCAAATGAAGAGCCACTGGATATGGGGCCGACAGAATTCAAGCTATTGCACTTTTTCATGACCCATCCAGAGCGAGTATACAGCCGAGAGCTTCTTCTTGATAACGTGTGGGGCACCAATGTTTACGTTGAAGACAGAACAGTAGATGTTCACATCCGACGCTTGCGCAAAGCTATCTCTCGCCACGGACATGATGCTATGATCCAAACCGTACGCGGTGCGGGTTATCGTTTTTCTACTAAGCTTTAA
- a CDS encoding sensor histidine kinase: MAAVKTGLSRKLLARVLSVYFALTLLVTLGQIFTEYLSTKNHVESELQTLKNTFSSSLTRALWELNNDQVRAIAEGLMSLPIVEGLQVRGENGNYIAEYGIRVQRSPAPINQELIEDHPGGVFSYSFPLVFKFSGRESTVGDVTLYSSFDTIFSRIEVGVFFLIGNAIVKTTFLVFLFMTAFRTMLSEPLQSITEQMGNFDPQHPAESKFNIKSDDDNELLQLKESYNNVIDDLIISNNKLNNAQSELTLANKKLDDQNLILEQEVAKKTASLSQIMLDLEQQKDELIAHQRELRQENENRQYIEAELRKRNQELASSMDTLHQAQEQLVESERMASLGGLVAGIAHDVNTPLGVSVTAASFLQERLNNLKTDFEDKSLTSKNMASFIDEAEQTALLLLSNLERASDLIASFKQVAVDQTSETEREFVLGDYIKEIIQSLKPSFKQTQHQINVTCPDNLVVTCAPGAIAQIVTNMVVNSLMHGFESKAAGTVTLDVKEEGDNVVISYNDDGRGLSEDELSQLFDAFFTTKRGEGGSGLGTHIMYNLVTQSLHGHIEANSTVGNGLQYTIRFPKKSV, encoded by the coding sequence ATGGCTGCGGTCAAGACAGGGTTATCAAGGAAGCTCTTAGCAAGGGTATTGTCGGTGTACTTTGCGCTCACACTTCTTGTGACATTAGGACAAATTTTTACAGAATACCTTAGTACTAAAAATCACGTTGAAAGCGAGCTTCAAACGTTAAAAAACACCTTTTCTTCTAGTCTTACTCGCGCATTGTGGGAGCTCAATAATGACCAAGTGCGAGCCATCGCTGAAGGGCTAATGTCATTGCCTATTGTGGAGGGACTTCAAGTACGGGGTGAAAATGGCAACTACATTGCTGAGTACGGCATTCGGGTTCAGCGCTCTCCCGCGCCTATCAATCAAGAATTGATAGAGGATCATCCCGGTGGCGTTTTTAGCTATAGCTTTCCACTCGTTTTCAAATTCTCTGGCCGCGAGTCTACCGTAGGCGATGTTACTTTATACTCAAGCTTCGATACTATATTTAGCCGTATTGAAGTAGGTGTTTTCTTTCTTATCGGCAACGCGATAGTGAAGACTACCTTCCTTGTTTTTTTATTTATGACAGCCTTTCGCACTATGCTCTCTGAACCCTTACAGTCCATCACTGAGCAAATGGGTAACTTCGACCCTCAGCACCCTGCAGAGAGTAAGTTCAACATCAAATCGGATGATGACAACGAGCTATTGCAACTTAAAGAGTCGTATAACAATGTTATTGATGACCTTATCATTTCAAATAACAAGCTGAATAATGCGCAAAGCGAGCTAACGCTTGCCAATAAAAAGTTAGATGATCAAAACCTTATTTTAGAACAGGAAGTGGCGAAAAAAACCGCGTCTTTGTCACAAATCATGCTCGATTTAGAGCAGCAAAAAGACGAGCTTATTGCCCACCAGCGGGAGCTTCGCCAGGAAAACGAAAATCGCCAGTATATAGAAGCAGAGCTTCGCAAACGCAACCAAGAACTCGCAAGCTCAATGGACACGCTTCACCAAGCGCAAGAGCAGTTAGTAGAATCAGAGCGCATGGCTTCACTTGGCGGGCTTGTTGCCGGTATTGCACACGACGTTAATACGCCTTTAGGCGTGAGCGTTACCGCAGCCAGTTTTCTGCAAGAGCGACTAAACAACCTGAAGACTGATTTTGAAGATAAAAGCCTGACCAGTAAAAATATGGCAAGTTTTATTGATGAAGCAGAGCAAACTGCGCTTTTACTCTTAAGTAACTTAGAGCGCGCCTCTGACCTTATCGCCAGCTTTAAACAAGTGGCCGTTGACCAAACCAGTGAAACCGAGCGCGAGTTTGTATTAGGTGACTACATCAAGGAAATCATTCAATCTCTCAAGCCAAGCTTTAAACAAACCCAACATCAAATCAACGTAACCTGCCCTGATAATTTAGTTGTAACCTGTGCCCCCGGCGCTATTGCTCAAATTGTGACAAATATGGTCGTTAATTCGCTCATGCATGGCTTTGAAAGTAAAGCCGCTGGCACAGTAACACTCGATGTGAAAGAAGAGGGTGATAATGTTGTTATTTCCTATAATGATGACGGCAGGGGCTTAAGTGAAGATGAATTAAGTCAGTTATTTGATGCTTTCTTTACCACTAAACGAGGAGAAGGTGGCAGCGGTCTGGGCACACATATTATGTATAACTTGGTGACGCAGTCACTGCATGGCCACATCGAAGCAAACAGCACGGTCGGCAACGGCTTACAGTACACCATTCGTTTTCCCAAAAAGAGTGTGTAA
- the rdgC gene encoding recombination-associated protein RdgC produces the protein MWFKNVKAYQITQPLSLDEGDLERVLNEHAFRPCGSQDLATMGFASPFSQAGKQGTMFHVVQQRFWITLKKQEKILPGAVVNAELDEMVAKIEMETGSPVGKKAKADLKQEIQTRLLPQAFTKNTYTHGFISLADNLVVVDASSDGKAEAFLAMVRKAIGSLPVVPFTRRSLQSELTHWVTESTPEGVGLLEEAELKSTDDTGSVIRCKNQPLDSEEISIHLDAGKLVQKVAFEYAETLTAIMCEDGAIKRIKFTDRIKEETDDVPKDQVEARLDAEFALMSAEICTLLNFLSGALNLNDDSL, from the coding sequence ATGTGGTTTAAAAATGTAAAAGCCTATCAAATTACTCAGCCGCTATCGCTAGACGAGGGTGATTTAGAGCGAGTCTTAAACGAACATGCTTTTCGCCCGTGCGGCAGCCAAGATTTAGCAACCATGGGGTTTGCCTCTCCGTTTTCTCAAGCTGGTAAGCAAGGCACCATGTTTCATGTTGTTCAACAGCGCTTTTGGATAACGCTAAAGAAACAAGAAAAAATATTGCCTGGTGCTGTAGTCAATGCAGAGCTTGACGAAATGGTGGCTAAAATTGAGATGGAAACGGGTTCGCCAGTCGGCAAAAAAGCTAAAGCAGACCTTAAGCAAGAAATTCAAACTCGCCTGCTGCCTCAGGCCTTTACAAAAAACACTTACACGCACGGTTTTATCTCGCTTGCAGACAATTTGGTAGTAGTTGATGCGTCATCTGACGGCAAAGCCGAAGCCTTTTTGGCTATGGTAAGAAAAGCCATTGGTTCACTACCGGTCGTTCCCTTTACGCGCAGAAGCCTTCAAAGCGAACTTACGCACTGGGTTACTGAGTCAACACCAGAAGGTGTTGGGCTACTTGAAGAAGCAGAGCTTAAATCTACCGATGATACAGGCAGTGTCATTCGCTGTAAGAACCAACCCCTTGATAGCGAAGAAATCAGTATTCACTTGGATGCCGGTAAGCTAGTTCAAAAAGTCGCGTTTGAATATGCAGAAACCTTAACGGCTATTATGTGTGAAGATGGTGCTATTAAACGTATTAAGTTCACCGACCGCATCAAAGAAGAAACTGACGACGTACCAAAGGATCAGGTAGAAGCACGCCTTGATGCAGAGTTCGCGCTAATGTCAGCAGAAATTTGTACGCTGCTCAATTTCCTTAGTGGTGCGCTCAATCTTAACGACGATAGTTTGTAA
- a CDS encoding helix-turn-helix domain-containing protein translates to MTKANAQPSAISKSIAQHLQSVRKERGLSLDKTAKLTGVSKAMLGQIERGESSPTIATLWKIATGLACSFSSFLSGDEAAPTSQHADDKFANDPNVTIKTLFPFSAVTQFEMFELCLKDFHEQHSSAHQIGVTEHIHVLQGKLGVLQDGQWKSYQAQEQCMLRADQPHGYRDEVGETRFVVVIHYPA, encoded by the coding sequence ATGACAAAAGCGAATGCGCAGCCTTCTGCTATTTCAAAAAGCATTGCCCAACACCTGCAATCAGTTCGTAAAGAGCGAGGCCTTTCGCTTGATAAAACAGCCAAATTAACCGGGGTGTCCAAAGCCATGCTTGGGCAAATAGAGCGAGGTGAGTCCAGCCCAACTATCGCTACCTTATGGAAAATAGCCACAGGTCTTGCGTGCTCTTTTTCTTCTTTCTTGTCTGGTGATGAAGCAGCACCTACGTCTCAACACGCAGATGATAAGTTCGCTAACGACCCAAACGTAACCATTAAAACGCTATTCCCGTTTAGTGCAGTGACTCAGTTTGAAATGTTTGAGCTTTGCTTGAAGGATTTTCATGAGCAGCACTCTTCGGCCCATCAAATAGGTGTGACAGAACACATTCACGTACTACAAGGAAAGTTAGGGGTTTTGCAAGATGGACAGTGGAAAAGCTATCAGGCTCAAGAGCAATGTATGTTGCGTGCAGACCAGCCCCACGGTTATCGAGACGAAGTAGGAGAAACGCGCTTTGTTGTGGTAATTCACTACCCCGCTTGA
- a CDS encoding benzoate/H(+) symporter BenE family transporter gives MSKWKLSHISAGLTAVTVGYSSSVVIIIDVARKAGASDDMVISWLFALGLGMGITCILFSWLSKLPVVTAWSTPGAAFLLTSIGDYRLSEAIGAFVICAMLSLVTAQSRSLLKQISRIPPSISSSLVAGILLPICLAIFTDVKEAPHLVALFISAYLIGSRLFPRYLMLLLLVMSVGISLFMGSASGVVALPSTSSGLSSIFTLPEPIWVTPTFSLSATIGLAFPLFVITTLSQNLPAIAIHHAHGYTPDHKPILSGIAIVQALLAPFGGFTFNLAAITAALCMGEQADSEKSQRYRAAIAAGVAYLFMGLLASVVVALFVSMPSIIIHLLAGLALLATLQGAIVRAMEVEHHRAPALLTMLCTASGFSLFSMTSAVWGLGLGLLLLYVQKKPASA, from the coding sequence ATGAGTAAATGGAAGTTAAGCCATATCAGCGCGGGGCTTACCGCCGTTACGGTAGGTTACAGTAGCTCTGTTGTCATTATTATTGACGTAGCGCGCAAAGCCGGCGCTAGCGATGACATGGTAATAAGCTGGTTATTCGCGCTAGGGCTTGGTATGGGTATTACCTGCATTCTATTTTCCTGGCTATCCAAACTGCCTGTTGTTACAGCGTGGTCTACGCCTGGCGCGGCTTTCTTGTTAACCAGTATTGGTGATTACCGATTAAGCGAAGCCATTGGCGCTTTTGTAATATGCGCAATGCTTTCTCTTGTAACGGCGCAAAGTCGTAGCCTGCTTAAACAAATAAGTCGCATTCCTCCTTCAATTTCATCGTCACTTGTGGCCGGTATCCTCTTACCCATATGCCTTGCGATATTTACCGATGTAAAAGAAGCGCCGCACCTAGTTGCGTTATTTATTTCCGCTTACCTAATAGGGAGCCGACTATTTCCCCGTTATCTGATGCTGTTATTACTGGTTATGTCTGTGGGAATTAGTTTGTTTATGGGGAGTGCCAGCGGTGTTGTTGCTTTACCAAGCACCTCATCAGGGCTGTCATCAATATTTACCCTGCCCGAGCCTATTTGGGTAACGCCCACTTTCTCTTTAAGTGCCACTATTGGGTTAGCCTTTCCCCTTTTCGTTATCACTACGCTTTCTCAAAACTTGCCTGCCATAGCTATTCATCACGCCCACGGCTATACGCCCGACCATAAGCCTATTTTATCAGGTATCGCCATTGTTCAGGCCCTATTAGCACCGTTTGGTGGTTTTACCTTTAACTTAGCGGCAATCACGGCCGCATTGTGCATGGGTGAGCAAGCGGATAGTGAAAAGTCACAGCGCTATAGAGCTGCCATAGCGGCCGGCGTGGCGTACTTATTTATGGGGCTATTAGCGTCAGTTGTCGTAGCATTATTTGTTAGCATGCCCAGTATCATTATTCACCTACTTGCTGGACTAGCTCTCTTAGCTACGCTACAAGGGGCGATAGTTCGCGCTATGGAAGTTGAGCACCACAGGGCTCCAGCACTGCTTACCATGCTATGTACGGCGTCAGGCTTTAGCTTATTTTCTATGACTTCAGCGGTGTGGGGATTGGGGCTAGGTTTACTATTAC